The Triticum aestivum cultivar Chinese Spring chromosome 5A, IWGSC CS RefSeq v2.1, whole genome shotgun sequence genomic sequence CAACGCACAAGAAGCACACGCGACTGCGCGACTCGTTGGTGCGCCGGCCAAAGCCTAACCCGCTAGCGATGGCGGCGGCTGAGTGGTGGTGCTGGCCGCTGCCGGCGTGGCTGGGCTCCGGCGCGGCGTGGTTCGTGGCCCTCAACCTCGTGGTGGGCGCTATCTTCGCCCTGTCCTCCCGTGCGCAGCCgcagtcgccgtcgccgcgccgcggcGGGAGCGGGAGCGGGATCACGCGCAGGGCCTCGTCGGCGGTGCTGCACCGCATCCGCTCCTTCAACATCTTCTCCTTCCCGTCCTCGGAACCGAGCCCgggcgccaccgccaccgccaccttcCGCGAAGCAGAGGAcgcggcgacggcgaggacgagGTCGCCATCGACGCCGCGTCCACCACAACCACAGGCGGCGAtagaggaggaggacgtggaagACGAGAGCTCGATGAGCATGGACGAGGCGTACGCGCTCGTCCTAGCggggcggcagcgggcggcgccgacggaggaggaggcggccgggtcCGAGGTGGACGCCAAGGCGGAGGAGTTCATCCAGGGGTTCAAGGAGGACCTCAGGCAGCAGCGCCTCAAATCCATCTTCAACTACACCCAGATGCTCAAGCGCCGCGTTGCCGCCGGCCGGCCGCCTGCCGCTCCGTGATTGGCTCACGTGATCGTTGAAAGTTCACAGTAATCCAGCTGCGAGCTACTCGGGCTTGAGTCGCTGTCTGGACGTCGCCGCCTTTGATTCACATGTTCATTGATTCATTTGTCTTTTCTTTAGAGATGATTGATTAGTTTTGTTTGTATAAAGGGAGAGCTGGCCTTTTTGAGTTGCTTGCCCTCGTGAACATAACGAAAAAGGCTTCCGCCCAGCTTGCTCTCATGCACATAGGCATTTTGGTTGTTGGTTTGTGCAGATTGCTTCTAGCGGGTTTCCTTTTATTAGCTTGCTTTGCATGCAGTGTTCTTTGTTGTAAGTGCATTCATTCATTTGTAAGTTGTTCTTCAACTGTAAAGTGTATTCATTTATTAGTAAATAAATTTCAGACTTGTCTAAATATTCCAACTATTCCCACCTTGAAAGATTGCTCAACCGACAAGACCTGTTTATGACATTTGAAGGAAGGCGGAATTCTTTAAGGAAAAAAAAAGAGCTTGAGTTAATTAAAAACTAACTGAATGAAAATAGTATGAGAAGATCACTAATATTTTTCGATGTCTAAAAATTGAGACACATTTTACCTCGTTCTTTACCTATTTGGATTTATGCCATGCGAATCCAACATAAAGCCCCTATTTTATTTACTTTTTGTACCTAGTCAATTTTCTTACAATTGCATTTTCATTGACAAAGGCATATTCAAACATGGGGGAGTGGTACCACAAGACATAGTTGCCAGATAAAACCACAACAAATGGATGATCACTGGTGGATTGATCTCAACTGAAGAGTTTTAGCAAAATAATAGGTATAAAAATGCACTCCTGTCTTCATGGCCTCAGACTAACCTAAAAAGATATAGAACCCACATGCAGTTGTCCATACATCCTCCAATTATTTGATTCCAATATTCTTTAGAGTGTAGATCCTATCAAACATTTTATATTTACAAATACTTTCTTGTGAATCCTAAACCCGTAGTTGCATTGAACATACTTCTTCAGGGTCGTGGCCTCTTCTCCTCGAGAATGATGACCTACACCAATATTATTCTCTCCCGAACAATCATATGATGGGCTGCTTTAGACGCTTCCTCAACGACACCGAACTCATGGAAGCACCTCTCACAGGGTGTCGATTCACGTGGTCAAACGAAAGATCCCATCCCACACTGATGAAAACGATAGGTCATTCCACTTACTCCGATAGGGATATTGCTCACCCGAATTGCCTCCATACATTATCAAGCTCGATGTCTGGCCACAACCCAAttatcatggccacaagcatagactTCAAAAGACATCGCCACTTCCACTTCAAAGCCTTTTGGCCCAAGCTCCCCGGATTCATGGAGGTGCTTCTCGTGGCTTGGGATGCTCTTGTGGCGGCGGGTGACCCAATCCTAGATCTTGATTAAGGACTTAGAGCAACCAAAAGGGCTCTCTCCTAATGGGGCCAGCGCCATACGGAAACATCAAGGAGCAGCTAGCTACGGCAAAGGTGTTCGTTCTTCAAGTTTAGATCGCTCAAGAATCCTGACTCCTCAACCAGGACGATCTATGCCTCCCCAAACGTTGGATCGGACAACACAATCATTGTCGATCAAATACTCAACACCCACGCAGGACCTCCCAAATCCAACCCAAACGTCCGGGTTGCTCGACactcctctgttggggaacgtagccgaattttaaaattttctacgcatcaccaagatcaatctatggagtcatctagcaacgagggagagaggagtgcatctacatacccttgtagatcacgagcgggagcgttcaagagaacggggttgatggagtcgtactcgacgtgattcaaatcaccgatgacctagtgccgaacggacggcacctccgcgttcaacacacgtatggttgggatacgtctccttcttgatccaacaagggggaaggagaggttgatgaagatccagcagcacgacggcgtggtggtggaagcaacggtgatctcggcagagcttcgccaagcgctgggagatgaaggagtgtcacgggagggagagggagaggccaggggcttgggtgtgcagccctccctccccccaactATATATAGgatgcctaggggggcgccggccctaggagatccaatctcctaggggggcggcggccaagggggtgccttgccccccaaggcaagggtggcgcccccaccccta encodes the following:
- the LOC123106987 gene encoding pathogen-associated molecular patterns-induced protein A70, which translates into the protein MAAAEWWCWPLPAWLGSGAAWFVALNLVVGAIFALSSRAQPQSPSPRRGGSGSGITRRASSAVLHRIRSFNIFSFPSSEPSPGATATATFREAEDAATARTRSPSTPRPPQPQAAIEEEDVEDESSMSMDEAYALVLAGRQRAAPTEEEAAGSEVDAKAEEFIQGFKEDLRQQRLKSIFNYTQMLKRRVAAGRPPAAP